Proteins encoded by one window of Astatotilapia calliptera chromosome 13, fAstCal1.2, whole genome shotgun sequence:
- the LOC113034775 gene encoding uncharacterized protein LOC113034775 translates to MGRSVVLGAVLVLLVANVSFCQAETVEEYFRVGGTLQLSPQPVGGAITSIVWKYGKNLLAEWETKQIPLTYYSKFRGRTTLNTGTGELEIRNMTAADNEVYTVEINNHVQSRVHKIMAIEDVPQPVLEAKPLSCSSASKDCKLVCEGNVSKAGPVEYFWKKDDGEWEKSKENTMEIINDAETQRVKKFSCRIKNQFSEKESNAFNVFYREETTKEPSSPGSGVILGIVLPVLILLVVPAVPILLYFIWEPFKNKVDSCLPWKERADAAGTTTVYTAVAATNGGAEQPKKEENNEPKSEPEIDP, encoded by the coding sequence ATGGGTCGGTCTGTGGTTCTCGGAGCGGTGCTGGTGCTGCTGGTGGCTAACGTTAGCTTCTGTCAGGCCGAGACTgtggaggagtacttcagggtTGGTGGCACACTCCAGCTCAGCCCTCAGCCGGTCGGTGGAGCGATCACCAGCATCGTGTGGAAATACGGCAAGAACCTGCTGGCTGAGTGGGAGACAAAGCAGATTCCTCTGACATATTACAGCAAGTTTAGAGGCCGAACCACTCTGAACACTGGCACAGGAGAGTTGGAGATCAGGAACATGACTGCGGCGGACAATGAGGTGTATACAGTGGAGATCAACAACCACGTCCAGAGTCGGGTTCATAAGATTATGGCGATCGAGGATGTGCCCCAGCCTGTGCTGGAAGCGAAGCCGCTGTCGTGTAGCTCAGCCTCAAAGGACTGTAAACTGGTGTGTGAGGGAAACGTTAGCAAAGCCGGGCCTGTGGAGTACTTCTGGAAGAAGGATGATGGAGAGTGGGAAAAGTCTAAAGAGAACACCATGGAGATCATCAATGATGCGGAAACACAGCGTGTGAAAAAGTTCTCCTGCAGAATAAAGAATCAGTTTAGTGAGAAAGAGAGCAACGCCTTCAACGTGTTCTACCGGGAGGAAACGACCAAGGAGCCATCTTCACCTGGTTCGGGGGTGATTTTGGGGATTGTTTTACCTGTTTTAATCCTATTGGTAGTTCCAGCTGTACCTATACTGCTCTACTTTATTTGGGAACCATTCAAGAACAAGGTTGATTCTTGTTTGCCCTGGAAGGAACGAGCAGATGCAGCGGGAACAACAACTGTTTATACCGCTGTTGCTGCTACGAACGGAGGAGCTGAACAGCCAAAGAAGGAAGAGAACAATGAACCAAAAAGTGAACCAGAAATTGAtccctaa